The Musa acuminata AAA Group cultivar baxijiao chromosome BXJ3-6, Cavendish_Baxijiao_AAA, whole genome shotgun sequence region TCCACGCCCAGTTTGAAGCCGTCGTCGTAGCCATCGGAGTGAGGGACGTAGGAGATGAGGCCGTCGTCGACTTCTCCATCGGCCGAGCTGGGAAACAGGCGGCGGTGGCCGGACAAGGCGATGGAGAAGGTGATCCTGGCGCCGGCGACGCGCGCGAGGCGCCGGGCGAGGTGGAGGGTAGGGTTGATGTGCCCTTGATGCGGGTAGGTCACCACGAGGAAATGCTGCTCCATTGAACTGAGCTTTCGGTCGCCAAACCCTGAGGAGGAGGGCGAGGAGTTTGTTGCCCTGGTGGATCCACCGTGGGATGGGCGAGGTAATATAGAGGGAGTCGGGGCCTTGCTGTGACGTCTGGTCCTACCCGGAGAACCCCTGCTCGGTGGTGATGACGTTTGTGGTGACGTACGACGAGGCTTTTTTTATTTCGTCTGTACTATCCGCACGCGAAAGAATTCTTGAAGAGACGTCCTCCTCCCAACATATTAACTAataatatttgaatttttttggcttttctcaaaagacaccttcgttctttttttttatttgatattttttttttctgtaatacTATAAATATCTCTCACCAACTCCACCGGAACAATTCATCTCTACACCTTATGACTCCGTCCAAAGGTATACttgtctaaatcattataatattttgagaCGTCATTGTGGTGTTTGTTCATGATTCCTTATTCATGTCTTAAGTTTTTCTATGACTTGAATGCAAGTTATATTTATGTTcatttattaatattatatacAATGAAAAGAAACATAAAGATTTACATCATTTGTTGAGATATAATGTTTCTTGTATATGAATGAATTACCTCTGTTGAGATATAATGGTTTTTTATATGTGAATGAACACTATAATGGCATTCCAAAATAGTATAGTTAAttttttatacatatataaaatacCTTAATACAAATTATGGTATAtttattgtatgaaatggaaagaaTCATAAGAATTTCTATCAAATACCTCAAGAGTTCcccgttataatatttttgaatagatttAAGTGTTTTTCAAGATACTCTAAgtctattaaaaatattataagatataATCATcttcttatttatttaattttatttataaagcAGTAAGAATATTCATTTGAAACTATTtctttttttatagaaattaATTTCGATTAGGTTTTGAGTTTTATAATTGCTTCTCATAATATTTATGAATAGATTTATAGTGCTTTGATAAAGGTACCAAAAATATTGTAAGATACTCAAAAACATGATAATCGACAAGAAGTCAGTTGATATAATTCCTAAACTAATAAGgataataatttaaaatcttatttttttttatataagttaATTTCTATTAGGTTTTGATTATGAAAAGAATATATCattcttgaaaattttgaagaGCCAATTATAAATTATCGATGTAGTTAGATACCTTCAGCATCGTGATTCTtatgattttaaaagttatattgagatccctatatttataaaagtgaaacatttaatctcgtttctcATCACATCATCAATTCTACCAACGAAAATACATCCGAATACTTCAATTTCGAACAAAACTTTTGACGTGGAGAGAAAAGGTAGAGTAATTGAATAGCAATGTTTCATTTTATTTCCCAataaaacctctctctctctctctctctttttaaccCTATTTTAACGTCATTTTTCGTATACGACAGCACATGCGGTATTTCTATTAACAAAATCGATGACATGAGAAAaactaatattaaatattttacattCGTATGTATatagatttcaatataattttaaaaaatatagagatcgagatgctaaatgtaactaattatatgaataatatgtaattaacaattaaccaaaatttaaaaaatatatcttaaaaaatctttaaaaaataaaattttatcctCACATAtcttaaaatcttaaaaataatctTGTAATTGGACAAAATTTTTGTCCGGCATAATTAAGTATGTCACACTGCCGTGTAAGTGACTGTCTCACCAAAAACTCGCCAACCTGTTCCCTTCTTCTGGCATGGATCACATGCTgaatcaataataaaaataattgaagaccaaTCATCTTGACTACCCCAACACATAATACATGGAGGAGGGAGGTTGTGGCTCGTTCCATCCGCTGACCATTCCTTCGTCAAAGACATGGGAAGGTGCAACGGATCACTGCAAGTAGACCACATCCATCGAGGTTCCATGTCACCGCAAGGTGCACTCCATCACTAGCCTGAGCTAGCAATCCTCCTCGTGGTCCGGTGTTGATGGTCTTGTTGCTGTCACCAGTAACGTGAACAGTAGCAGTGGTAaacgaaataatatatatatgtatatatatgtgtcagACCTGTCCCTGCAGCTTACAGCTGGTTTCTCTCATCCCTCTCCAACCTAGAATCTTAATAAAATTGAGGACAGTCATGATTCATCTATTATTGTGAAACAATGCCTAATCAAAGGCTCTCTTCCTCAATTGATATGGCACTGCTACCAAAGGTTCTCAGTAAGCACAAGCGTCTGTTTCTCGACACTTTGGCTTGTGGTCTTCATAAAAGTGGGTTCGAAGGAGACTGCAATTGGTTTGGCTTTATGGCGACTGCGCCATTGAACACTCGATAGCTTCCAATCAGTAAGCGTCCGTGCTGTATCCGACATCTCGATTGGTCAAATATGTGGACTGCGTTGGATCGTCAGGACAGACGTCACTTACGATGTGGATTACCATCCAAGCCTCCGCCCCCTCGCGGTATTATATCGCCACCAATGACTTGTGAAGCCACGCCGTAGAACAATGGAGCCACACTTTCTTGTAGTCACATACGCCGCCCAGGGCCACGTCAACCCTGCTCTCCAGCTGTGCAGGCGCCTCGCGCGTGTCGCCGGCGCTAGGGTCACCTTCTCCACCTCCATCTCCGGTCACCGTCGCATGTTCCCCAGCTCGGCTGACCAGGAAGTCGACGACGGCGTCGTCTGCTACGTCCCTTACTCCGACGGCTTCGACGGTGGCTTCGACAGGGAGACCGGCGATCGCGACGAGTTCCGTCTCCGGGTCAAATCCGTTGGCACCAGGACGCTTGCCGCCATCGTCCGATCACTCCAGGAACGCGGCCGCCCCGTCACCTGCATTATCCAAACCCTGCTTCTGCCGTGGGTCGTCGACGTGGCTCGCGACCACGGAATCCCCTCTGCCCACTACTGGATCCAGCCGGCCACCGTCTTCGCCATGTACTACCACTACTTCCATGGCTACGATGGCCTGATCGCCTCCCATGGCCACGACCCGCAGTTCGAGGTGAGCTTGCCCGGGCTGCCACCGGTCAAGATCTGTGACCTCCCTTCCTTCCTCAGCATTACGAGGCCTGACGATCCCTACGCCGCGGTGATCGATATGTTTCGGGAAACGTTCGATGTACTGGATCGCGAAGAAGCCAGCTCGACGGCGAGGGTTCTGGTGAACACCTTCGAAGAATTAGAAGGGGATGCGCTGGCGGCAGGTGCTGGACAGGTAAGGCTGATACCGATAGGGCCAATGCTGCCGTCTCCTCTGCGGCTGGAAGGCACGAAGGAAGCAAAAGGCATGGCGAGCGCAGGGGCCGATCTGTTCAAGCCGGACGAGAAGCACTACATGGAGTGGCTGGACTCGAAGCCGGAGAAGTCGGTGGTGTACGTATCGTTCGGGAGCCTCGCGGTGATGAAGAAGCGCCAGGCGGAGGAGATCCTGCGGTGGTTGAAGGAGAGCCGAAAGCCGTACCTGTGGGTGGTGAGGAAGGAGAACAGAGGGGAACTGGGGGACAAgctggaggaggagggggagggcggGATGGTGGTGGAGTGGTGCTCGCAGGTGCGGGTGCTGTCGCACCCGGCGGTGGGGTGCTTCGTGACGCACTGCGGCTGGAACTCGACGGTAGAGAGCATGGTGTGCGGGGTGCCAGTGGTGGCCGTGCCGCAGTGGTCAGACCAGGTGACGAACGCGATGCTGGCGGAGCTGTGGGGCATGGGAGTGAGGGGCGATCTTGACGGAGAAGGAGTTTTGCAAGGGGCAGAGCTGTGCAGGTGCTTGGAGACGGCGATGGGAGAAGGGGAGAGGGGGAAGGAGGTAAGGAAAAGGGCGGAGATGTGGAAGGAGAAGGCACGGGAGGCGGTGGGCGAAGGCGGGTCGTCGGATCGCAATCTGAGGGCGTTCGTGGAGGAGATCGCGAGCCTCAAATGAAGCCTTCATCCATATGGTCTGACCAGCGAGTAAGAGAGGAAGAACCTAACGTGTTATGTCATTTAGTGAATCAGATAAGAGGTTGTCTCGGCGGAGATTGCACTGTCATTTTACTGTATTGATTGGAACGTAGATGTGCCATGTGGATGAGCCTTTAATCATGGGGCCATGACAAGGAATTAGTGTGGCCAGGTGAATGAATGCTGTGAAGACAAAATTGGCATGTCAGTCCAAGATAAGCTGACGGGCCTCGAGCATTATCGGTCCACTTGAGGGAGCCATCCGTAACATGCGGATTACCCGAGGAAACTACTAATCAAACTTGGCCAAGCCTGTAGAGGTACAATAGAAAATGCCAACAAAACTAAGTACACGCCCAAATCCAGTAACAATAGAGTGAAAAAAAATCTTGTATAACGCTACGAAAAACGAG contains the following coding sequences:
- the LOC103987026 gene encoding cyanidin 3-O-rutinoside 5-O-glucosyltransferase-like; amino-acid sequence: MEPHFLVVTYAAQGHVNPALQLCRRLARVAGARVTFSTSISGHRRMFPSSADQEVDDGVVCYVPYSDGFDGGFDRETGDRDEFRLRVKSVGTRTLAAIVRSLQERGRPVTCIIQTLLLPWVVDVARDHGIPSAHYWIQPATVFAMYYHYFHGYDGLIASHGHDPQFEVSLPGLPPVKICDLPSFLSITRPDDPYAAVIDMFRETFDVLDREEASSTARVLVNTFEELEGDALAAGAGQVRLIPIGPMLPSPLRLEGTKEAKGMASAGADLFKPDEKHYMEWLDSKPEKSVVYVSFGSLAVMKKRQAEEILRWLKESRKPYLWVVRKENRGELGDKLEEEGEGGMVVEWCSQVRVLSHPAVGCFVTHCGWNSTVESMVCGVPVVAVPQWSDQVTNAMLAELWGMGVRGDLDGEGVLQGAELCRCLETAMGEGERGKEVRKRAEMWKEKAREAVGEGGSSDRNLRAFVEEIASLK